One genomic segment of Streptomyces sp. RerS4 includes these proteins:
- a CDS encoding phosphatidylglycerol lysyltransferase domain-containing protein — MGEVRLTSADTDRSLDQASGKVSNGRKEAGGESAGKPETRRGTPRSRRGAAFAVWYLRAVTFVNFLSAVWLSLGQDLRRHNTADFYTPYLLTAGFASGLFSLLLAVTMGRRKRAAWILNLVVSGMLLLAFSVAAFAPCVGGDMNVCYPEFRDHAQNWVSLALTAAFVGALLVGRHEFYAKGDRSNPKLATAVAAVGLLVTSLIAALLVGATNTDADRADATFLARWRYGVMRLITLAPDDKAYHAITTPAWVDVFINVMSMLLLLAVLFAAFRSRRAVDPITPEDEERLRALLAKQGERDSLGYFALRREKSVIWSPTGKAAVTYRVVGGVSLASGDPIGDPEAWPGAIEPWLAEAREHGWVPAVMGASEEAGQIYARHGLDALELGDEAIVETADFTLEGRAMRTVRQAYNRVKRAGYTVRIRRHADIPAQEMEVLLRRADDWRDGATERGFSMALGRLGDPADGQCVMLECTDGNGDLRAVLSFVPWGPKGLSLDLMRRDRDSENGLMEFMVIELLERSKEIGVTQVSLNFAMFRSVFERGSKLGAGPVLRMWRSLLSFFSRWWQIESLYRANAKYRPIWEPRFMLFEKSSDLLRIGIAAGRAEGFLEAPGLPKWLHRKHLETIR; from the coding sequence ATGGGAGAGGTCCGCTTGACCAGCGCAGACACCGACCGGAGCCTCGATCAGGCCTCCGGCAAGGTTTCCAACGGCAGGAAGGAAGCCGGCGGGGAATCCGCCGGGAAGCCCGAGACCCGCAGGGGCACACCCCGATCGCGGCGCGGCGCCGCCTTCGCGGTCTGGTACCTGCGGGCCGTCACCTTCGTCAACTTCCTCAGCGCGGTGTGGCTGTCCCTGGGGCAGGACCTGCGCCGGCACAACACCGCCGACTTCTACACCCCGTACCTGCTGACGGCCGGCTTCGCCTCCGGGCTGTTCTCGCTGCTGCTGGCCGTGACGATGGGCCGCCGCAAGCGGGCCGCGTGGATCCTCAACCTGGTGGTCAGCGGCATGCTGCTGCTGGCGTTCTCGGTGGCCGCGTTCGCGCCGTGCGTCGGCGGAGACATGAACGTCTGCTACCCGGAGTTCCGCGACCACGCCCAGAACTGGGTCTCCCTGGCCCTGACGGCGGCCTTCGTCGGCGCCCTGCTGGTGGGCCGCCACGAGTTCTACGCCAAGGGCGACCGCTCCAACCCCAAGCTGGCCACCGCCGTCGCCGCCGTCGGCCTGCTCGTCACCTCCCTGATCGCGGCCCTGCTGGTCGGCGCCACCAACACCGACGCCGACCGGGCCGACGCCACGTTCCTGGCGCGCTGGCGCTACGGCGTGATGCGGCTGATCACCCTGGCGCCCGACGACAAGGCCTACCACGCGATCACCACGCCGGCCTGGGTGGACGTCTTCATCAACGTGATGTCGATGCTGCTCCTGCTCGCCGTGCTGTTCGCCGCGTTCCGCTCGCGCCGCGCCGTCGACCCGATCACCCCCGAGGACGAGGAGCGGCTGCGGGCGCTGCTCGCCAAGCAGGGCGAGCGCGACTCGCTGGGCTACTTCGCCCTGCGCCGCGAGAAGTCCGTCATCTGGTCCCCGACCGGCAAGGCCGCCGTCACCTACCGCGTCGTCGGCGGGGTCTCGCTGGCCTCCGGCGACCCCATCGGCGACCCCGAGGCCTGGCCGGGCGCGATCGAGCCCTGGCTCGCCGAGGCCCGCGAGCACGGCTGGGTGCCCGCCGTCATGGGCGCGAGCGAGGAGGCCGGGCAGATCTACGCCCGCCACGGACTGGACGCGCTGGAGCTCGGCGACGAAGCCATCGTGGAGACCGCCGACTTCACCCTGGAGGGCCGGGCCATGCGCACCGTCCGCCAGGCGTACAACCGCGTCAAGCGGGCCGGGTACACGGTCCGCATCCGCCGGCACGCCGACATCCCGGCGCAGGAGATGGAGGTCCTGCTGCGCAGGGCCGACGACTGGCGCGACGGCGCGACGGAACGCGGCTTCTCGATGGCGCTGGGCCGACTGGGTGATCCGGCCGACGGCCAGTGCGTGATGCTGGAGTGCACCGACGGCAACGGCGACCTGCGGGCCGTGCTGTCGTTCGTGCCGTGGGGTCCCAAGGGGCTCTCGCTGGACCTGATGCGCCGTGACCGGGACTCGGAGAACGGCCTCATGGAGTTCATGGTCATCGAACTCCTGGAGCGCTCCAAGGAGATCGGCGTCACACAGGTCTCACTGAACTTCGCGATGTTCCGTTCCGTCTTCGAGCGGGGGTCGAAGCTCGGCGCCGGCCCGGTGCTGCGCATGTGGCGGTCGCTGCTGAGCTTCTTCTCCCGCTGGTGGCAGATCGAGTCCCTCTACCGGGCCAACGCCAAGTACCGCCCGATCTGGGAGCCGCGGTTCATGCTCTTCGAGAAGAGTTCCGACTTGCTGCGGATCGGTATCGCGGCGGGCCGGGCCGAGGGCTTCCTGGAGGCACCTGGCCTGCCGAAGTGGCTGCACCGCAAACATCTGGAGACGATTCGTTGA